ATACCGTTTTCACCCCGCTTTGGCAGCGCCAGCTTCGTCCGCAGACAGTCAAGCAGCTTGGCCGGCGCGATTGGCCGCACAAAACTCTCGTCAATGCCTGCCTTCAAGAGATCGAGGTGTTGGTTCTCCGCGCCGGGCGCGATCAGGGCAATAACGGGCAGGCCGCCGGCCCGGGGGTCCCCCTTGAGCCGGGCGCAGATTGTGGAGCCTGTCGCGCTTGCAGGCCCGCAGTCCAGCACTACCGCCTGAAGCTCCCTTTCCTCGGCCAATGCAAGTGCTTCCTCCGCACTGCCTGCCGGCTCACTCGTGAAGCCGTCCACCCCCAGAATGTGGCTGAGGAACAGATACAACTCTGCATCTTGCGAACAGATCAGGACCAGTGGCTTCATCAGCGCTACCCCGAGACCGACTCGGTTGAGTGGGCTGGGCATCGCATGTCCTCAAGGCCCGACATGATCCCCTTGTTCGAAAATCGGTCCCGTCACGCCCGCGCCACGTCTGGATAGGTTTCGATGGCCGCGACCGCATTATCGACCAGTTCCGCACCTGCCTCAGCGAATTTGCGAAGCGTGTCGAAGCCGAACCGATGGACGTCGCGAAGGGTCTTCGACAGAACGACCAACCGCCCTGTCGTGAGAAGTATGCGGCCAAAGCCCTCATGGTTCATCATCATGGTCGACGATACCACCAGGCCGGAGCGCTGCTCGATCACAAGCCCCACGCAGGTATAGAAGATCTGGAGCCTCCACAGCACGTCCGGGTCGGGATCGCCGATGATCGGGATCTCACGGCGCTGCTCCTTGGTGACGATGAAGTCGGCCAGCAGCTTAGCATCCGCCTTGCCTTCCCACGATCCGTAGGAATCCTGTGCACGGATCAGTCGCATGAGGCATTTGAGGAAAGGTGTGGCAAGGGCCGTCTCGTCCGCGTCGACAGCAGGACCATCCGCAGTGGCTTTCGGTGTTCTCATCGTTCAGTCCTCATCCTCGAAGGGTTTCTTTTCGGCGGCACCTGCTTCCGTCAGCACCTTGCGCAGCCAAGGCGGAGGAGCCGTCCGGAGCATTGTCCGGATTCGCGACAGCACATCTTCAATGGATTGAGGCTGCGGCACTTTGATTGGATGGATTTTCGCCGAAATCACCTTGGCTGCCGAAGGACCGCCGATCGCCAGACAAAATAGCAGGTGACAGCCCTTCAATGCCTCCACTTTCGGAGTAATTCGGTCATCGCCGTCAATCCGGTGCTTCCCGCTTTCATCGGAAACATCTTCAAAGGCGACGGCTTCCACGAAATTCCAGTCATCGGAGGTCACGTCATAGACAGCGAAGCGCTTGGCCGATCCGAAATGGGCGTTGAGGCTCTTCATATCTTGCGTGGCGATCGCGACGCGCAAGGCACCAGCTTGCCGTTGCGGCATCAGTGGGTGAACCCGGTCAGCGGCGAGCGAAAGGCGACGAACGGAAGTCATCTGGCGTTTCTCATTTGCGGAGTGACTCGGGCGTCGGCGCGTGCTGGTTGGCCTGGAAGATGTTTGCAACATCGAAGATCAGGTCGCGCGTCCCCTGATAGAGGATCGTGAGCTTATGCTGGCTGCCGAGTCGGTCGAAGATCGGGAAACCGATGCGCATGAGCGGAATACCAAGGCGCTCGGCCGCCTGGCGTCCGTGCGAATGGGTGACGAGAAGGTCAGCGCCCGGGGCAAGACCTTCGAGATCGCCAAGATCGCCGACCTGGACCTGTCCGGCCGGCACTTTCTTGAGAATTTTCGAGGTGCCGGTCGTGGTGACGGCCGCCGCGATCTCGGCGCCCATGCCGGTGAAGAAAGTCGCGAGCTGGTAAAGCTGGTCCGGCTCGGCGGCGATGGCAATCTTTTTGCCGCCAAAATGAAAGTGTCCGTCGAGCAAGGCGTCCTGAAGCTGTGCGCGGCGACGGCGGATTATCGCTGGCGCTGGCGCACGGGAGATTGAAGAAAGCAGCGAGACGAAACGGTCTGTGTCCTTCAATCCGGTAAGGGAATGAAACAAGGCATAAGGCACGCCGGTCAGTCTTTGCAGCACCTCCGCGGGGCGGCGCATATGCTCGCCGATTGCGATGCATTGCACCGCCGTGCCAAGCTCTTCAATGTCCTTAACCGTGGTGCCGCCATAGGTGGTCGGTACCCAGCGGTCGTCTGGCACCGTCCCGTCGAGCGAGCCAGAGAGGTCGGGCAAAATCACTGGCTTGAAGCCGAAGCTTTCCATCGTTTCGCGCAAAAGCTCGATGTCAGCGACCGTGAGGTTCCAGCCTGGCAAGATCGCAACCTTCTTCGACTGCCGAACCCGCTCACCGCGCAGCGTAATCCTTTGGATCATCGCGGTGACCGCTTGGGCCCAACCCTCCTCAATCGCACCATGGAAATCCGGCGTGTTGGCCAGAACGATCTCCGTGCCTGCGAGTTCTTTAGCGTGCATCATCTTGATGTTCGCGAGATCCCTTGCGAAATCCTCGCCACGG
The sequence above is drawn from the Sinorhizobium chiapasense genome and encodes:
- the nifN gene encoding nitrogenase iron-molybdenum cofactor biosynthesis protein NifN gives rise to the protein MTRILPQTKSAAVNPLKSSQPLGAALAFLGIDGAVPLFHGSQGCTSFALVLLVRHFKEAVPLQTTAMDEMATILGGMDHLEEAILNLKTRTNPKLIGVCTTALIETRGEDFARDLANIKMMHAKELAGTEIVLANTPDFHGAIEEGWAQAVTAMIQRITLRGERVRQSKKVAILPGWNLTVADIELLRETMESFGFKPVILPDLSGSLDGTVPDDRWVPTTYGGTTVKDIEELGTAVQCIAIGEHMRRPAEVLQRLTGVPYALFHSLTGLKDTDRFVSLLSSISRAPAPAIIRRRRAQLQDALLDGHFHFGGKKIAIAAEPDQLYQLATFFTGMGAEIAAAVTTTGTSKILKKVPAGQVQVGDLGDLEGLAPGADLLVTHSHGRQAAERLGIPLMRIGFPIFDRLGSQHKLTILYQGTRDLIFDVANIFQANQHAPTPESLRK
- a CDS encoding NifX-associated nitrogen fixation protein: MRTPKATADGPAVDADETALATPFLKCLMRLIRAQDSYGSWEGKADAKLLADFIVTKEQRREIPIIGDPDPDVLWRLQIFYTCVGLVIEQRSGLVVSSTMMMNHEGFGRILLTTGRLVVLSKTLRDVHRFGFDTLRKFAEAGAELVDNAVAAIETYPDVARA
- the nifX gene encoding nitrogen fixation protein NifX, which produces MTSVRRLSLAADRVHPLMPQRQAGALRVAIATQDMKSLNAHFGSAKRFAVYDVTSDDWNFVEAVAFEDVSDESGKHRIDGDDRITPKVEALKGCHLLFCLAIGGPSAAKVISAKIHPIKVPQPQSIEDVLSRIRTMLRTAPPPWLRKVLTEAGAAEKKPFEDED
- a CDS encoding winged helix-turn-helix transcriptional regulator; translated protein: MKPLVLICSQDAELYLFLSHILGVDGFTSEPAGSAEEALALAEERELQAVVLDCGPASATGSTICARLKGDPRAGGLPVIALIAPGAENQHLDLLKAGIDESFVRPIAPAKLLDCLRTKLALPKRGENGIGSWLCCGSLEMKLDAHRVRGNGHEIHLGPIEFNLLRHLLEAPGKVFSRDELIDAAWPDNIHIGARTVDVHISRIRKALKTASPGSVIRTIRSAGYSLEVPDG